The sequence below is a genomic window from Phycisphaerae bacterium.
TTGAGCAGACGCTCCTTGACCCACTCGTGCTCGATCACGTTGCCCAGCAGCACCGACACCGCGTTGATCAGGCTGCGCTCCTCCTTGAGGAAGGGCCCTTCGTAGCTCTCCGGCCGCTCCTCCAGGTAGCAGACCTCCAGCGTCCCGACCCGCTCCTGATGGACGCGGATCTCCGCCTCCTGACGCCAGCGGGTCTGGCGGAAGTTCTCCGTCTCGTAGCTCCGGCCGTCCAGCACCACCCTCGCGCAGGTGATGGTCGGATACTGCCAGGCGAACGACATGGTGTCCACGATCCGACGCAGCATCTCATCCAGCGGCGTGTCGGGCCGCTTGATGATCCGGAAGATCGTGTAGAAGCAGTTGAGCTCCTTGATCCGCTTGCGAAGGTACTCGGCGTGCTGCCGAAGAACGTGCTCGGCCAGGCGGCGCTCCGTGATGTCGCGAAGCACCAGGACGATCCCGATCACCTCGCCGCGGTCGTCCTTGATCGGAGCCGCGGAGTGGTCGATCGGCGTCTCCGCCCCGTCCTTCGAAATCAGCACCGTGTGGTCAGTCTCGACGCTGATGCGGTCCGACTCCTCGAGCACCTTGCTCACCGGATTCGGCAGGTGCGTCCGCGTCTCCTCGTCCACCATGTCGAGGACGTCCATCAGGCTCTGACCCAGAGCGTCGCGGGCCGCCCATCCGGTCAGGGCTTCTGCCACCGGATTCATGAAGCTGACCAGGCCCCGCGTGTCGGTGGCGATCACGCCGTCGCCGATGCTCCGCAACGTCGTCGAAAGCCACTCCTCGCTCTCCCGCAGCTTGTTCTCCATCTTGTGCTTGTACAGGGCGATCTCGATGGTCGTGCGCAGCTCCCGCTCCTCGAACGGCTTGAGGATGTAGCCGAACGGCTCGGTGACCTTGGCCCGGCGAAGCGTCTCGTCGTCCGCGTAGGCCGTCAGGTAGATCACCGGGATGCGCAGCTTGTCCCGGATCCGCTCGGCCGCGGTCACGCCGTCGATCGGACCCTGGAGCATGATGTCCATCAACACCAGGTCCGAGCGGGTCTGCTCGGCCTTGTCGACCGCCTCCTCGCCGCTGGCCACCACCGCCGGAACCGTGTAGCCCATCGTCTTGAGCCGGTCCTCGATGTCGCGGGCCACGATGCTTTCGTCCTCGACGACGAGTATCTGTGCGTGAGACATGATCCAAACTCCTTTTCTATTCTCCCTTCGGGAACACGATCGTGAACCGCGTCCCCCCGTCCCGTTCCAGTTCCACCGTCCCGTCCAACTGGTCGGTCAGCGTGGTGACCAGCTGGAGGCCCAGCGACTCCGTCTTGCGGAAATCGAGATCGGCGGGTATGCCCGTCCCGTTGTCGCTCACGACGAGCCGGTACTCCCGCTCGGCTGGATGCAGGTCGATCCGAATCTCCCCCCGCCGCCCGTCCGGAAACGCGTGCTTCAACGCGTTGGTCACCAGCTCGTTGATGATGATGCCGCACGGAATGGCGGTGTCGATCGGCAGCGCGACGCCCTCGACGTGGACCCGCAGATCGACGCCCGCCCGCCGCGTCCCGTACGACCGCACCAGGTGGCTGGCCAGACTCTGAACGTACTCGGCAAAATCCACCCGGGCCAGATCCTTCGAGCGGTAGAGCTTCTCGTGGATCAGCACCATCGAGCGGATGCGATTCTGACTCTCGCGGAAAACGTCCAGGGCCCGCTCGTCCTGGATGTACCGCGACTGGAGGTTCAGCAGGCTCGAGATGATCTGCAGGTTGTTCTTGACCCGGTGGTGAATCTCGCGGAGCAGCACCTCCTTTTCCTGGAGCGACGCCTTGATCTGCTCCTCCGCCCGCTTGGCCTCGGTCACGTCGGAGATGAAGCCTTCGATGGCTGAAAGGCCGCCGTCGGCCGCGAAGACTCCCCGCCCCTTCTCCCACACCCACCGCTCCCGCCCGGAAGCGGTGTGGATGCGGTAGACGAGCTGGAACGCCCGCCGCTCAGCCAGCGCCTCCTGCACCGACGTCCAGACCATCTCGCGGTCGTCGTCGTGAACCAGGTCGCCGTAGGAAACCGTCCGGTTGGCGCCGGAAAGCACCGACGAGTGGTATCCGGTCAGATCGTAACACCCCTCGCTGACAAACAGCATCGCCCATCGCGGATCGTTGAGGCAGCGGTACGCCATGCCGGGCAGGTTGCTCATCAGGGTCGAAAGCGTCCGCTCGCTCTCCCGCAGGGCCTCCTCCGCCTCGCGGCGTTCGCGACGCACTCGCGCCTCGCGCAGCTCGCGCTCGACGGCGGGAGCCAACCGGGTCAGGTTGTGCTTCATGATGTAGTCGTGAGCGCCGGCCCGCATCGCCTCCACCGCCGTCTCTTCGCCGATCGCCCCGGAAACAATGATGAACGGCAGGTCCAGCCCGCGCTCCCTCATCAACGCCAGGGCCTTCGGCGCACTGAACCGCGGCAGGGAGTAATCGGCGATCACCGCGTCCCACTCCCGCTCGTCCAGGGCGCGGTGCATGGCCTCCGCCGTCTCGACCCGCGTCGTGATCAACTCGTACCCGGCCGCCGTGAGCTGATAACCCACCAGCGTCGCGTCGTCTTCCGAGTCCTCAACGATCAATGCCCGCAGCGGCTCGGCCATCACGCGCTCCTGACTCTCGGCGGCGGCTCGCTGATCCGCAGCCAGTAGGTTCCCAATTGCTTGACCGCCTCGGTGAACTCCACAAAGTCCACCGGCTTGCGCACATAGCTGTTGGCCCCGGAAGAGTAGCTGTTCTGAATGTCCTGCTGTTCCCGCGACGAGGTCAGCACCACCACCGGAATGCAGCGCATCCGATCGTCCCGGCGCATCTCCTTGAGCACCTCGATGCCGCCCAGCTTCGGCAGTTTCAGGTCCAGCAGCACCATGACCGGCGTCTGCGACACGTCGCGACCGGCGTACGGCCCGCGGCAGAACAGGTAGTCCAGCGCCTCCGCCCCGTCCCGAACCACCACCACGTTCCCATTGACCCCGCTCTTGTCCAAAGCTCGGAGCGTCAACGCCTCATCGTCGGGATTGTCTTCCACCAGCAGAATGCTCTTCGTGTCCATGTCCACCCTCTGATGTGATTTCCACCGACATTCCACAACATCAGCCTACGCCTCGTCCGCCTACAGCGATGGCGGTCCCTTTGTTGGCTGATCCCACCCTGTTTTGACACAAACACTCCACATTCCGGCACAATCGGAGGTCCGTAGGGCCGGAACTCTTCCCCCGTCAATCGGCTCAATCTAACTTCAAATTCTAGCGTTGCCCATACGCCCTGTCCAGCCAAGTCCCTAACGGCACGTCCAGCCGTTGGGCCATATGCCCCCTGATTCACTACTTTATAGCAAGTCGATCGGCCTCTCAACAAAAACTCTGTCTGCCCCACCAGACCGTCAAGCGCAGCCGCCCTAAACCGCGTCAGCCGTGATGGTCATATCTGTGGAAAGAACCTGACCCGAAGCCAGCACCGAGCACTGCCCAAGCCGCTGGGCCTCCATAACCAAAAGCGGCATGGCTGTGCACGGCTCCAGCACGGCCACGACATGCCCATCCAGCCCGCCGTAAGAGGCGAAATAGCAGACATATGGAAAAACTCGCGGATCGAACCGGATCTCCACCCGCCGACGCCCATCGCCGCTGCGCCAGCCGACCCGCCCTTCCCGCAACTCGTAGAGAAACAGAAAGTCGGTCGTCCCGTCCGGCTGGGGAATCATGTCGGCTCGTTGGCCGTTAACCTCAGGCCAGTCAAAAGGTTCAGCGGTTTTGCCGCGTGCCCACGCCACGTCCGCCGCCACCGCCCTGCCGGCTGGGCAATCGATCCGGTCGCCGGGTTCGATCGCCAGGGCCGCGTGCAGCTTCCACAAAAATGCCCGCGATGCGCCGGAAGTATTGGTGATAGCATAGTTTAGATGCACCGCCGGCCCGTCGCGATCCAGGCGCATCTCACGCCGGTAGCGCAACCCCGAAAGCGGCAGAAGCCCTTCCAGCACAAGGGTTTGCCCGTCGAACCGGTGTCCCAGCGGCGTCGGCCACAACTCCCCATGATCGGGATACCCAATTCCATCCACCGTCTCCGGAATATCTACGGGGATGATCTCGTCGATCCCGCCGTAAAAGTTGGGATCATACGTATTACCGGGCTCTGCGCGGGCGAGCCGCAGCCGAGGATTGTGCCAGAGGAATTGATGCGCGGAGGGTTTGTGGGTCAGGTTGACGATCCGCCCCCCGATCGACGGGGCCACGTCCACGGCCAGATGGTCGCTTTCGAGCCGCACCAGCGGCACATCGCCCGCCGCATGTTCCTGCCGGGCGGTCATTCCGGTTCGATCGCGAAGAAGCCCGCGGTGTAGGTCCGAGGCAAGGTCACCTCCAGACCCTCGCGGGCCAGTTGGCCGCCGGTTCGCTGGGCGACCAGGGCGCCCTCGTCATCGACTACTCTATAATTGATGCTTTCGTCCAGACCTTCGAGGCGGAATGTCCGACTCTCGGAGAGGTCGTGGAGGCGGTAGACAAACAGCAGACTCGCCGGATTGTCCGGATGGGCCAGGCGCAAGGCCGACCAGCCGCTGCGATTCTCTTTAAGCTCGGGCGGGGTCAGCAGATGTGCGACCGAACCGGCGATGAATCGCCGCCAGCGTTTGAAGATCGCCACGTGATGGGCCAGGCGCTTGCGGTGGGTTTCGGTCAAGCCGGCCAGATCGCCGGTAAAGCCCACCATGCCGGACAGGCAGACCCGCGCGACGAAGTCGAGGTCGGCGGTCTCGGAGCGGTCCCAAGTGGCGCCGCTGGGAACCACCACCTTGTCCACATCCTGTTCAGGCGGCACGCCGTAGGTGGGCACGGACTTGCCGATGGACCGCAGGGCCGCCCATTTGCCCAGCCGGCCCGGAGGCAGGCGCAGCAAGGCACCCTCGTTGATCCGCAACACGTCGACCGGGTTGACGGTATCGGAGAGGAAATGGCTGTCGAAGTGGCGGAGGGTCTCGATGTCCAGTCGCATGGCCCCGCTGGCGCAGTTCTCGAAGAAGGTCTCGGGGCATTCGGCCCGGACTTGATCGAGAACGCCGTACCAGTGTCGGTAGTAGGTCCAGAACTCGGCCCCGGTGCGGTCGCGCCCCATGTGGAAATTGAAATCCACCTTCATCCACGCCAGTTGATAGGTCTTGACGAGGCGGACGATTTCGGAGCGAATGTACTGGCGGGCTTCGGGCTTTCTTAAGTCCAGCCGATAGTGGTCGCCTTCGCCGGGCAGAAACCACTCGGGATGTTCGGTGCGCACCGGCACCGACGGACAGAAACGTTCGGGCTCCATCCAGATGCCAAAGCCCAGACCCGCGCGGCGGACCTCGTCGGCAAACTCCTTCATCCGGCCGCGGAAGGCCTTGGCCCGGTTCTCCCGCCAGTCGCCGGTCTGGCTATGCCACGACGTGTCCTCCGCTCCGTACCATCCGGCGTCAATCGTGAAGACCTCACAGCCGATTTCCGCGGCGGCGGCAAGCTGCCCGCGCAGATCCTCGACGTTGAGGTTGTCGAACTGATAGAACCATGTGTTGTAGACGACAGGGGCTTCGGGCTTGGCGCCGGGGCAACACCGGCCCAACAGATACCGATGGAGGTCCGGAGCGGCCTGGTGGACCGGACCGGCGCCGATCGGCTGAAGGATGATCTCCGGAAGCTCGATCCGCTCGCCGGCCGCCAGTTCCAAAGCCAGGTTCTGATCCGAGAGGCCCAATTCGACCACCGCAAAGGGAATCGAATCATTCCAGTGAGTGCGGGCGGCAACCTCAATGGTCCAGTTGCCGATCGGCAGGACGTGGAAACCGACCGCGCGGTCGCCGATCCGGCGAAGCACGGCAAACGGGCTGCTGCCCTGCGTGGTCCGGCCCTGTTCGCACCAGAACCGCACCGAGCCGTGGTTCAACTCGCGCCAGTGCCCCTGGTTCTCATTGCACCACCGGCTGTCCTGGCCGTAGACCTCATAGCGGCCGGGCGTGAAGGGAAACCGGGCCAGGCAGCGCTGGATGGTCACGGGTTTTTGGCCGACGTTGACCACCGTATCTTGCCGATGGCAGACGCCCGTTTCGGCGTCGAACGCCCAGAGGCTCTCGATGCGAAGCGAAGGCCCAGCCGTCCAGACCAGCCGGGCCTGTGCCTCGTCAAATCGGTGCTCGACCGGCGTCAGATCGCCGCCTTGAAAGACGCCTTCATCCGTCCGCACGGAGAGCAGCCCTCGGGCCGCTGATGGCCCTTCATCGCGGCTGCAATAACCGGCGGTCAAGCCGTAGACGTCCTTGAGGTACACGCGTCCGTCGGCCTCGCCGAAGACGAGGCCGCGGTCGCCCGAACCAAACCGATGCTCGTTCACGGACTAGCCTCCAATCAGGCGATTGAGGATGTACAGGTCGAGTTCTTCGTAGTCGCGGTCGCCGATCATCTTGGCCATCTTCTTGTCGTCCAGGCCGCGGCTGATCTTCAGAAGCTTCATGAATATCTCGCGACTGTTGCGCAGGTGCTTGGTCGCGGGCGACTTCT
It includes:
- a CDS encoding response regulator encodes the protein MSHAQILVVEDESIVARDIEDRLKTMGYTVPAVVASGEEAVDKAEQTRSDLVLMDIMLQGPIDGVTAAERIRDKLRIPVIYLTAYADDETLRRAKVTEPFGYILKPFEERELRTTIEIALYKHKMENKLRESEEWLSTTLRSIGDGVIATDTRGLVSFMNPVAEALTGWAARDALGQSLMDVLDMVDEETRTHLPNPVSKVLEESDRISVETDHTVLISKDGAETPIDHSAAPIKDDRGEVIGIVLVLRDITERRLAEHVLRQHAEYLRKRIKELNCFYTIFRIIKRPDTPLDEMLRRIVDTMSFAWQYPTITCARVVLDGRSYETENFRQTRWRQEAEIRVHQERVGTLEVCYLEERPESYEGPFLKEERSLINAVSVLLGNVIEHEWVKERLLKAERELGQSGEELDRVTQLAAGELDRLLESVEDRLEATISQEAVSPDIRGALASAVADTEYTERLLHDLFVYLRVGVSRRSFGPTDTGSVLAEAQSRLGETIRRRGTPMVAEELPTVMADRELMVKLFENLLDAGIRLGGERPGEVRVGAERREGKWQFAVRCSSATLDPQTAEGLFTIFPGAKRRPEHPELGIGLAVGRKIAMHHGGDLWIESEAGQGATFYFTIPAK
- a CDS encoding PAS domain-containing protein; translated protein: MAEPLRALIVEDSEDDATLVGYQLTAAGYELITTRVETAEAMHRALDEREWDAVIADYSLPRFSAPKALALMRERGLDLPFIIVSGAIGEETAVEAMRAGAHDYIMKHNLTRLAPAVERELREARVRRERREAEEALRESERTLSTLMSNLPGMAYRCLNDPRWAMLFVSEGCYDLTGYHSSVLSGANRTVSYGDLVHDDDREMVWTSVQEALAERRAFQLVYRIHTASGRERWVWEKGRGVFAADGGLSAIEGFISDVTEAKRAEEQIKASLQEKEVLLREIHHRVKNNLQIISSLLNLQSRYIQDERALDVFRESQNRIRSMVLIHEKLYRSKDLARVDFAEYVQSLASHLVRSYGTRRAGVDLRVHVEGVALPIDTAIPCGIIINELVTNALKHAFPDGRRGEIRIDLHPAEREYRLVVSDNGTGIPADLDFRKTESLGLQLVTTLTDQLDGTVELERDGGTRFTIVFPKGE
- a CDS encoding response regulator; translation: MDTKSILLVEDNPDDEALTLRALDKSGVNGNVVVVRDGAEALDYLFCRGPYAGRDVSQTPVMVLLDLKLPKLGGIEVLKEMRRDDRMRCIPVVVLTSSREQQDIQNSYSSGANSYVRKPVDFVEFTEAVKQLGTYWLRISEPPPRVRSA
- a CDS encoding DUF5107 domain-containing protein, producing the protein MTARQEHAAGDVPLVRLESDHLAVDVAPSIGGRIVNLTHKPSAHQFLWHNPRLRLARAEPGNTYDPNFYGGIDEIIPVDIPETVDGIGYPDHGELWPTPLGHRFDGQTLVLEGLLPLSGLRYRREMRLDRDGPAVHLNYAITNTSGASRAFLWKLHAALAIEPGDRIDCPAGRAVAADVAWARGKTAEPFDWPEVNGQRADMIPQPDGTTDFLFLYELREGRVGWRSGDGRRRVEIRFDPRVFPYVCYFASYGGLDGHVVAVLEPCTAMPLLVMEAQRLGQCSVLASGQVLSTDMTITADAV